The proteins below are encoded in one region of Mycobacterium botniense:
- a CDS encoding N-acyl-D-amino-acid deacylase family protein: MLDLLIRDARIVDGTGAPARRGDVGVQDGRIAAVGDIDELASKTIDAQGLTLAPGFVDLHTHYDAQLFWDPTASPSVQHGVTTVFGGNCGFTLAPAAPEQHEYLTRMLARVEGMPLEALQAGLDWCWSSFGDWLKRLDGHTAVNAGFLVGHSALRLAAMGEDGVGAAATPEHIGRMVALLHESLAAGAMGFSTSQSHTHNDGSGHPVPSRAASREELVALAGSLRDHPGTTLEAIIPGCLSGFTDEEIALLTDMSVAANRPLNWNLLGVSAANPTGHQGQLRAWQAAAERGGRVVALTLPHAMTIRLSFLTGFVLDGLPGWRDIMHLPVPERLRALADPQVRRRMNEGAHSEAAGILRGLAQWERLIIAETFAPQNADATGRTVGEVAAARGGAPFDTLCDIVIADELRTGLTPPPTGDDLADWKLRAEVWHHPGAVIGGSDAGAHLDMMCGAIYTTSLLGRGVREHRVVTLEEAVRLITDVPARLYGLRERGRIAPGWHADLVLFDPATVDHGPERTRYDLPAGAPRLVADAVGITSVWVGGVEVCRDGVATGATPGTVLRSGRDTETVPAGAR; this comes from the coding sequence ATGCTCGACCTGCTGATCCGCGACGCCCGAATTGTCGACGGCACCGGCGCGCCCGCCCGCCGCGGCGATGTCGGGGTGCAAGACGGGCGGATCGCCGCCGTCGGTGACATCGACGAGCTGGCGTCGAAAACCATTGATGCACAAGGGCTTACGCTGGCACCGGGTTTCGTGGATTTGCACACCCACTATGACGCGCAGCTGTTCTGGGACCCAACCGCCAGCCCGTCGGTGCAGCACGGCGTCACCACGGTCTTCGGCGGCAACTGCGGGTTCACGCTGGCGCCTGCGGCACCCGAGCAGCACGAGTACCTGACCCGTATGCTGGCCCGGGTCGAGGGCATGCCGCTGGAGGCGCTGCAAGCCGGGCTGGACTGGTGCTGGTCCTCGTTCGGGGACTGGCTCAAACGGCTCGACGGGCACACCGCCGTCAACGCCGGGTTCCTGGTCGGGCATTCGGCGCTGCGGCTGGCCGCGATGGGCGAGGACGGGGTCGGCGCCGCGGCGACACCTGAGCACATCGGGCGGATGGTGGCGCTGCTGCACGAGTCGCTGGCGGCCGGGGCGATGGGGTTTTCGACGTCGCAGTCGCACACCCACAACGACGGCTCCGGGCATCCGGTGCCGTCGCGGGCCGCGTCACGCGAGGAGCTGGTGGCGCTGGCGGGCAGCCTGCGCGACCATCCGGGCACCACGCTGGAAGCGATCATCCCCGGCTGCCTGTCCGGGTTCACCGACGAGGAGATCGCGCTGCTCACCGACATGTCGGTGGCCGCGAACCGGCCGCTGAACTGGAACCTGCTGGGGGTGTCGGCGGCCAACCCCACCGGGCACCAGGGCCAGCTGCGCGCCTGGCAGGCGGCCGCCGAGCGGGGCGGGCGGGTGGTCGCGCTCACCTTGCCGCACGCCATGACGATCCGGCTGTCGTTTCTCACCGGTTTCGTGCTCGACGGTCTGCCGGGCTGGCGCGACATCATGCACCTGCCGGTGCCCGAGCGGCTTCGGGCGCTCGCCGACCCGCAGGTGCGCCGGCGCATGAACGAGGGCGCTCACTCCGAAGCAGCCGGCATCCTGCGCGGCCTGGCGCAGTGGGAGCGGCTGATCATCGCCGAAACCTTCGCCCCGCAAAACGCCGACGCCACCGGGCGCACCGTCGGCGAGGTGGCCGCCGCCCGCGGGGGTGCACCCTTCGACACGCTGTGCGACATTGTCATCGCCGATGAGCTGCGCACCGGGCTGACCCCGCCGCCGACCGGCGATGATCTCGCCGACTGGAAGCTGCGCGCCGAGGTGTGGCACCACCCGGGTGCGGTGATCGGCGGCTCAGACGCCGGGGCGCATCTGGACATGATGTGCGGGGCGATCTACACGACCTCGCTGCTCGGGCGCGGGGTGCGGGAGCACCGGGTGGTCACCCTCGAGGAGGCGGTGCGGCTGATTACCGACGTGCCGGCGCGGCTCTACGGGCTGCGCGAGCGCGGCCGGATCGCGCCCGGCTGGCACGCCGATCTGGTGCTGTTCGACCCGGCCACCGTCGACCACGGGCCCGAGCGCACCCGCTATGACTTGCCCGCCGGCGCCCCCCGGCTGGTCGCCGACGCCGTCGGGATCACCTCGGTGTGGGTCGGCGGTGTCGAGGTATGCCGCGATGGCGTCGCCACCGGCGCCACTCCCGGCACCGTGCTGCGCTCCGGACGCGACACCGAAACCGTGCCGGCCGGGGCGCGCTAG
- a CDS encoding amidohydrolase family protein: MALLPDPAPRQRKHVIISVDDHVIEPPDTFEGRLPAALAERAPKIVETGDGRQVWRYEDCEYPNIGLNAVVGRPLEEWSMEPARFDEMRRGCWDIKARIADMDLAGIWASLNFPSLIAGFSGTVFWKSKDPELGLAALRAWNDWHLEVWAGSFPERIIPLQLPWLADPQLAAEEIRRNAARGFKAVSFPELPAQCGLPSLHTGVWDPFFAACEETDTVVCLHTGSAQWAPIPSPDTPFETITTLFPVNALIACTDLLWSGIPVRFPRLNITLAEGGLGWAAMLGDRADYVLAHSASGHEGGSWTSELLPSEVLRRNFWFCSIDDPHAFGALDAIGAERILVESDYPHADSTWPDTQEVVARNVAGLSADDAARITHRNAAELFRHPLPDSSWLAAI, from the coding sequence ATGGCCCTGTTGCCAGATCCGGCTCCCCGCCAGCGGAAACATGTCATTATCTCGGTCGACGACCACGTCATCGAGCCACCGGATACGTTCGAGGGCCGGCTCCCCGCTGCCCTGGCCGAGCGGGCACCGAAAATCGTCGAGACCGGCGACGGGCGCCAGGTGTGGCGTTACGAGGACTGCGAATACCCCAACATCGGGCTCAACGCGGTGGTCGGGCGTCCCCTTGAGGAGTGGAGTATGGAGCCGGCCCGGTTCGACGAGATGCGCCGCGGCTGTTGGGATATCAAGGCGCGTATCGCCGACATGGACCTGGCCGGAATCTGGGCATCGCTGAACTTTCCGTCGCTGATCGCGGGTTTCTCCGGGACCGTGTTCTGGAAGAGCAAGGACCCCGAGCTCGGCCTGGCCGCGCTGCGCGCCTGGAACGACTGGCATTTGGAGGTGTGGGCGGGCAGCTTCCCGGAGCGGATCATCCCACTACAGCTGCCGTGGCTGGCCGACCCTCAGCTGGCCGCCGAGGAGATCCGCCGTAACGCGGCCCGCGGTTTCAAGGCGGTGAGCTTCCCCGAGCTGCCCGCCCAGTGCGGGCTGCCCAGCCTGCACACCGGGGTATGGGATCCGTTCTTTGCCGCCTGCGAGGAGACGGACACGGTCGTGTGCCTGCACACCGGATCCGCTCAGTGGGCGCCGATCCCGTCGCCGGACACCCCGTTCGAAACCATCACCACGCTGTTCCCGGTGAACGCGCTGATCGCGTGCACCGACCTGCTGTGGTCGGGTATCCCGGTGCGGTTCCCGCGGCTGAACATCACGCTGGCCGAGGGCGGACTGGGCTGGGCGGCGATGCTGGGCGATCGGGCCGACTATGTGCTCGCCCACTCCGCCTCCGGTCACGAAGGCGGATCCTGGACATCCGAGCTGCTGCCCAGCGAGGTGCTGCGGCGCAACTTCTGGTTCTGCTCGATCGATGACCCGCACGCGTTCGGGGCGCTGGACGCCATCGGCGCCGAACGCATCCTCGTCGAAAGTGATTACCCGCACGCCGATTCGACCTGGCCGGACACCCAGGAGGTGGTCGCGCGCAATGTCGCGGGTCTCTCGGCTGATGACGCGGCCCGCATCACCCACCGCAACGCCGCAGAGTTGTTCCGCCATCCGCTGCCGGATAGCAGCTGGCTGGCCGCCATCTAG
- a CDS encoding ferredoxin, which yields MTKVCVDSALCVGHGRCYTLAPDVFDADEYGHSIVRVADVSGELEQQAVDAEQNCPERAITLSH from the coding sequence ATGACCAAGGTCTGCGTCGACTCAGCCCTGTGCGTCGGGCATGGGCGCTGTTATACGTTAGCCCCCGACGTTTTCGACGCCGACGAGTACGGCCACTCGATCGTCCGCGTCGCCGACGTGTCCGGTGAGCTTGAGCAGCAGGCCGTCGACGCCGAGCAGAACTGCCCGGAACGGGCCATCACGTTGTCACACTGA
- a CDS encoding cytochrome P450 → MTESESYVDQAMMGLAEPQPMYKALRESAPVFRSPQAVVLTRLSDIEMALKRTDLFSSNMDAVDLGNLRPLIPLQIDPPEHAKYRRILDPLFTPREMGRREPEVTKLVNEIIDQFAARGECDFHAEFAVPLPCTVFLQLLGLPLEHLEKFLVWKDQVIRPEGVHGFDEHGKAAAPAAQQIYDYFERAIDDHIANPRDDVLSALIAADVEGRPLSREELLDICFLFLIAGLDTVTDSLDCFFVYLARHPEQRRLLIEQPDILPSAIEELLRWETPVPGIARVAMCDVEVAGCPISKGERVSPLLGAANTDPAEFPDPDVVDFRRNPNRHRAFGAGPHRCLGSHLARMELRVALREFHRRIPDYEIPPGVELKYTRGLRSVETLPLRFPVSGS, encoded by the coding sequence ATGACCGAAAGCGAAAGCTATGTCGACCAGGCGATGATGGGTCTGGCGGAGCCGCAGCCTATGTACAAGGCGCTGCGCGAGTCGGCCCCGGTATTCCGGTCGCCGCAGGCGGTGGTGCTCACCCGCCTATCCGACATCGAGATGGCGCTCAAACGCACCGACCTGTTCTCGTCCAATATGGATGCGGTTGATCTGGGTAACCTGCGGCCGCTGATCCCGCTGCAGATCGATCCGCCTGAGCACGCGAAATACCGGCGCATCCTGGATCCGCTGTTCACCCCGCGCGAGATGGGCCGGCGGGAACCGGAAGTCACCAAGCTGGTGAACGAGATCATCGACCAGTTTGCCGCGCGGGGCGAATGCGACTTTCACGCCGAGTTCGCGGTGCCCCTGCCGTGCACGGTATTCCTGCAGCTGCTCGGCCTGCCGCTGGAGCACCTGGAAAAGTTTTTGGTCTGGAAGGATCAGGTGATCCGCCCGGAGGGGGTGCACGGCTTCGACGAGCACGGCAAGGCCGCGGCGCCGGCGGCTCAGCAGATCTATGACTACTTCGAGCGGGCTATCGATGACCACATCGCCAACCCGCGCGACGATGTGCTGTCGGCGTTGATCGCGGCCGATGTGGAGGGGCGACCGCTGTCACGCGAGGAGCTGCTTGACATCTGCTTCCTGTTTCTCATCGCCGGATTGGACACGGTCACCGATTCGCTGGACTGTTTTTTCGTTTACCTGGCGCGCCACCCCGAACAGCGGCGGCTGCTGATCGAACAACCAGATATTCTGCCCAGCGCGATCGAAGAGCTGCTGCGCTGGGAGACGCCGGTGCCGGGGATTGCCCGTGTCGCCATGTGCGACGTCGAGGTCGCCGGGTGCCCGATCAGCAAGGGCGAGCGGGTCAGCCCGTTACTCGGCGCAGCCAACACCGACCCGGCGGAGTTTCCCGACCCCGATGTTGTCGACTTCCGGCGCAACCCGAACCGTCACCGCGCGTTCGGCGCCGGACCACACCGGTGCCTCGGCTCCCATCTGGCCCGCATGGAACTGCGGGTGGCGTTGCGCGAATTTCACCGGCGCATCCCGGATTACGAGATCCCGCCCGGGGTCGAGCTCAAATACACCCGGGGGCTGCGCTCGGTGGAGACCCTGCCCCTGAGGTTCCCCGTGTCCGGATCATGA
- the panB gene encoding 3-methyl-2-oxobutanoate hydroxymethyltransferase, translated as MSQHTVYGAAAGSDAPRSKIRIHHLQKMKAEGRKWAMLTAYDYSTARIFDEAGIPVLLVGDSAANVVYGYDTTVPVSLDELIPLVRGVARGAPHALVVADLPFGSYEAGPAAALTAATRFMKEGRAQAVKLEGGERVAEQIATLTAAGIPVMAHIGFTPQSVNTLGGFRVQGRGDAAEKTVADAIAVAEAGAFSVVMEMVPAELATQITGKLTIPTIGIGAGPNCDAQVLVWQDMAGLTSGTTARFVKRFADIGAELRRAAIQYANEVADGVFPGDEHSF; from the coding sequence ATGTCGCAACACACTGTATACGGCGCAGCCGCGGGTAGTGACGCACCGCGGAGCAAAATCCGCATCCATCATCTGCAGAAGATGAAGGCCGAAGGCCGCAAATGGGCCATGCTGACGGCCTACGACTACTCGACGGCCCGGATTTTCGACGAAGCCGGTATTCCGGTGCTGCTCGTCGGTGATTCCGCTGCCAACGTGGTGTACGGCTACGACACCACTGTGCCGGTTTCCCTGGACGAGCTGATCCCGTTGGTGCGCGGGGTGGCGCGCGGCGCCCCCCATGCTCTCGTGGTCGCGGATTTGCCGTTCGGCAGCTATGAGGCCGGCCCCGCTGCAGCCTTGACCGCCGCCACCCGGTTCATGAAGGAAGGCCGCGCGCAGGCGGTCAAGCTCGAAGGCGGTGAGCGGGTGGCCGAGCAGATCGCCACCCTGACGGCTGCCGGTATCCCGGTGATGGCACATATCGGCTTCACCCCCCAAAGCGTCAACACGCTGGGCGGTTTTCGGGTCCAGGGTCGCGGTGACGCTGCTGAAAAGACCGTCGCCGACGCGATCGCCGTCGCTGAAGCCGGTGCGTTTTCCGTCGTCATGGAAATGGTCCCGGCTGAATTGGCCACCCAGATCACCGGCAAGCTGACCATTCCGACCATCGGCATCGGGGCCGGCCCGAATTGCGACGCGCAGGTCCTGGTCTGGCAGGACATGGCCGGGTTGACCAGCGGGACGACGGCCCGTTTCGTCAAGCGGTTTGCCGATATCGGAGCCGAACTGCGCCGCGCGGCAATCCAATACGCGAACGAAGTCGCGGACGGGGTGTTTCCCGGCGACGAGCACAGCTTCTGA
- a CDS encoding aldehyde dehydrogenase family protein, which yields MTSAPSKAPSETSPTPLAALTIGGARQPGAAGTYPVHNPARPAEIVGAAPAADRAQLDAAVQAARQAAPGWRARSVAERVAAVSAAATAAAQQLRDCDGARLYTREHGKVLSEANLEIDTAPAIAAVLGSMAETALAPERIDPHAPYPRLQREPYGVAALVLPFNWPLAVMMTKLTSALTAGNTAVVKVPPTCPLAALQFGAAFAAALPAGVVSVLAGPGVDIAQALVTHPGIDVISLTGGVATGRAVMAAAAARLTPVLLELGGNDAAIIAPDISITDQLVEQLMAATYTTGGQVCMAIKRLYAPANRVGELADALLTRCEREVVGDGLAEETTLGPLHTATGRNRVAALIADAEAHGATVRAAGRIRDADADTGGYFMLPTVVTGLAPDAALATEEQFGPVLPIFGYHGIDEAVAAANATDFGLTASVWSGDEALAERVAAQLVAGTVSINCHGMAAQDPRLPFGGVGQSGLGRELGVEGIRAFTQPRTFVRHPLPS from the coding sequence ATGACGAGCGCACCCTCGAAAGCACCTTCGGAAACGTCCCCAACACCGCTGGCGGCGCTCACGATCGGCGGCGCACGGCAACCGGGGGCCGCCGGAACGTATCCGGTGCACAATCCGGCGCGGCCGGCCGAAATCGTCGGTGCCGCCCCCGCCGCCGACCGCGCCCAGCTGGACGCCGCGGTGCAGGCGGCGCGCCAGGCGGCGCCCGGCTGGCGCGCCCGCAGCGTCGCCGAACGGGTCGCCGCCGTCAGCGCCGCGGCGACCGCGGCGGCCCAGCAGCTGCGCGATTGCGATGGCGCTCGGTTGTACACCCGCGAACACGGCAAGGTGCTGTCCGAAGCGAACCTGGAAATCGACACCGCGCCGGCCATCGCCGCCGTGCTCGGCTCGATGGCCGAAACCGCGCTGGCACCCGAGCGCATCGACCCCCACGCGCCCTATCCCCGGCTGCAGCGGGAACCCTACGGAGTGGCGGCGCTGGTGCTGCCGTTCAACTGGCCGCTCGCAGTCATGATGACCAAGCTGACCTCGGCGCTGACCGCGGGCAACACCGCCGTCGTCAAAGTGCCTCCGACGTGTCCGCTGGCCGCCCTGCAGTTCGGCGCGGCGTTCGCCGCGGCGCTGCCGGCCGGGGTGGTGAGCGTGCTCGCGGGTCCCGGCGTCGACATCGCCCAGGCGCTGGTCACCCACCCGGGCATCGATGTGATCTCGCTGACCGGGGGGGTCGCCACCGGGCGCGCGGTGATGGCGGCGGCCGCGGCCCGGCTCACGCCGGTCCTGCTCGAGCTGGGCGGCAACGACGCCGCCATCATCGCCCCGGACATCAGCATCACCGACCAGCTTGTCGAGCAGCTGATGGCGGCCACCTACACCACCGGCGGGCAGGTCTGCATGGCAATTAAGCGGCTCTACGCCCCGGCCAACCGGGTGGGCGAACTGGCCGACGCGCTGCTCACCCGCTGCGAGCGCGAGGTGGTCGGCGACGGGCTGGCCGAGGAGACCACACTGGGTCCCCTGCACACCGCCACCGGGCGCAACCGGGTGGCGGCGCTCATCGCCGACGCCGAGGCACACGGTGCGACAGTCCGCGCCGCCGGGCGCATCCGCGACGCCGACGCGGACACCGGCGGATATTTCATGCTGCCCACCGTCGTCACCGGGCTCGCCCCGGATGCGGCGCTGGCCACCGAGGAACAGTTCGGTCCGGTGTTGCCGATCTTCGGCTACCACGGTATCGACGAGGCCGTCGCCGCGGCGAATGCCACCGACTTCGGCCTCACCGCGTCGGTGTGGAGCGGGGATGAGGCGCTGGCCGAGCGGGTGGCAGCGCAATTGGTCGCCGGCACAGTCAGCATCAACTGCCACGGGATGGCGGCACAAGATCCGCGCCTGCCGTTCGGCGGCGTGGGCCAGTCGGGCTTGGGCCGGGAACTGGGTGTGGAGGGGATCCGGGCCTTCACCCAGCCGCGCACATTCGTGCGCCACCCGCTGCCGAGCTAG
- a CDS encoding zinc-binding dehydrogenase → MKAVVLHQAGQPTAVEDLTLRPVGNHEVRVQLAASGVCHTDLSVRDGAIPVLLPCTLGHEGAGIVTDVGADVTTVAPGDHVVLTWNAPCRSCLHCLRGEAQLCPHGLAHAFGEPYAQGAAGPVWPEMGAGTLAEATLLPAAAVVPVDKSLPLDHAALLACGVTTGVGAVIRTAAVRPGESVLVVGCGGVGLAAIQAARLAGAAPIIAADRVAGQLPAAVANGATDTVDTAGADLASAVRDLTGGIGVDHGIEVVGKPATIRATYEATRRGGKVTLVGAAGIDETVTLPALSLMADGKTIQGSVYGASDPARDIPVLAKLALRGRLDLEALVTRRIGIDEVEAAFADMAAGRGARSVVRFSVTT, encoded by the coding sequence GTGAAGGCCGTCGTACTGCACCAGGCCGGGCAGCCCACCGCGGTGGAGGACCTCACGCTGCGGCCGGTCGGCAACCACGAGGTCCGGGTCCAGCTGGCCGCCAGCGGGGTGTGCCACACCGACTTATCGGTGCGCGACGGGGCCATCCCGGTGCTGCTGCCCTGCACACTCGGCCACGAGGGCGCCGGCATCGTCACCGACGTCGGCGCCGATGTCACCACCGTCGCCCCGGGTGATCACGTGGTGCTCACCTGGAATGCGCCGTGCCGCTCCTGCCTGCACTGCCTGCGCGGGGAAGCCCAGCTGTGTCCGCACGGGCTGGCACACGCCTTCGGTGAGCCGTACGCGCAGGGCGCGGCCGGACCGGTGTGGCCGGAGATGGGCGCAGGCACGCTCGCGGAGGCGACGCTGCTGCCGGCCGCCGCGGTGGTGCCGGTCGATAAGTCCCTGCCGCTGGACCACGCCGCGCTGCTGGCGTGCGGGGTCACCACGGGCGTTGGCGCGGTGATCCGCACAGCGGCTGTCCGCCCGGGGGAAAGCGTGCTCGTCGTCGGCTGCGGCGGCGTGGGTTTGGCGGCAATCCAGGCTGCGCGGCTAGCCGGCGCCGCCCCGATTATCGCCGCCGACCGGGTGGCCGGGCAGCTTCCGGCCGCAGTGGCCAACGGCGCGACCGACACCGTTGACACCGCCGGGGCCGACCTTGCCTCCGCGGTGCGCGACCTCACCGGCGGCATCGGAGTGGATCACGGGATCGAAGTGGTCGGCAAGCCCGCCACGATCCGCGCGACCTATGAGGCCACCCGCCGCGGCGGCAAGGTCACGTTGGTCGGCGCGGCCGGGATCGACGAAACCGTGACATTGCCGGCGCTGTCGTTGATGGCCGACGGCAAAACGATCCAGGGCAGCGTCTATGGGGCCAGCGACCCCGCACGCGATATCCCGGTGCTCGCGAAGCTGGCGTTGCGCGGCCGGCTGGACCTGGAGGCGCTGGTGACGCGGCGCATCGGGATCGACGAGGTCGAAGCGGCGTTCGCCGACATGGCCGCCGGGCGCGGCGCCCGCAGCGTGGTCCGCTTCAGTGTGACAACGTGA
- a CDS encoding CYTH and CHAD domain-containing protein produces the protein MLVNRSAMPRHLEVERKFDVGESTVSPSFDGIAAVARVERFPSQTLDAVYFDTPGHDLAAKRITLRRRTGGADAGWHLKLPAGPDARTEVRAPLGAADGDSGDEVPDELRDVVLAIVRDRPLVPVARITTRRDSQRLYGTDGAPVAEFCDDHVAAWSSHISADGPAEQRWREWELEVIAPDAAAHAELLDRLSNRLLDAGAVPAARGSKLARVLGAPRVQDGWSADVDPVRHAVAEQVEQLLVWDRAVRADTEDAVHQMRVTTRKLRSLLQASPEEFGLSENAWVLDELRELAGVLGEARDAEVLGQRYQQALDQLPPELVRGRVRERLVDGAKHRYQNGLRRALIALRSERYFRLLDALETLVLAEPPMARFGQQPATIDTAYRRVRKAAKAAAQAPTENRNEALHRIRKRAKRLRYIAAATGDTQVSERTKTVQTLLGDHQDSVVSQTHLLQQADAAYAAGEDTFTYGVLYQHEADLAARCRQQLDAALRKLDKAVRKQQRGLPAH, from the coding sequence ATGCTGGTCAACCGTTCGGCGATGCCGCGTCACCTGGAAGTGGAGCGCAAGTTCGACGTCGGGGAATCAACGGTCTCGCCCTCGTTCGACGGCATCGCCGCAGTGGCCCGGGTGGAGCGGTTCCCGTCGCAAACCTTGGATGCCGTGTATTTCGACACACCCGGACATGACCTGGCGGCCAAGCGGATCACGCTGCGCCGTCGCACCGGCGGCGCCGACGCGGGCTGGCACCTGAAGTTACCCGCCGGCCCCGATGCCCGCACCGAAGTCCGCGCGCCGCTCGGCGCCGCGGACGGCGACTCGGGCGACGAGGTACCGGACGAATTGCGTGATGTCGTGCTGGCGATAGTTCGTGACCGTCCACTGGTGCCGGTGGCGCGGATCACCACCAGGCGCGACAGCCAGCGACTGTACGGCACCGACGGTGCACCTGTCGCCGAATTTTGCGACGATCACGTCGCAGCGTGGTCCTCACACATCTCCGCCGACGGTCCAGCCGAACAACGTTGGCGGGAGTGGGAACTCGAAGTCATCGCCCCCGACGCGGCCGCCCATGCCGAGCTGCTGGACCGGCTCAGCAACCGGCTGCTCGATGCCGGCGCCGTGCCGGCCGCCCGCGGTTCCAAGCTGGCACGGGTGCTCGGGGCGCCCAGGGTACAAGACGGTTGGTCCGCTGACGTCGACCCGGTGCGCCACGCGGTGGCCGAACAAGTGGAGCAACTGCTGGTGTGGGACCGCGCGGTGCGCGCCGACACCGAGGACGCGGTGCATCAGATGCGGGTGACCACGCGCAAGCTCCGCAGCCTGCTGCAGGCTTCCCCGGAAGAGTTCGGGTTATCCGAGAACGCCTGGGTTCTCGACGAACTGCGCGAGCTGGCCGGCGTGTTGGGCGAGGCCCGCGACGCCGAGGTGCTTGGCCAGCGTTACCAGCAGGCGCTGGATCAGCTGCCGCCGGAGCTGGTGCGCGGGCGCGTCCGGGAACGTCTGGTCGACGGCGCAAAACACCGCTACCAGAACGGGCTGCGGCGTGCGCTGATCGCGTTGCGCTCGGAGCGCTACTTCCGCCTGCTCGATGCGCTGGAGACGTTGGTGCTGGCCGAACCCCCCATGGCGCGGTTTGGCCAGCAGCCGGCGACCATCGACACCGCCTACCGGCGCGTCCGCAAAGCCGCCAAGGCTGCAGCCCAGGCCCCTACCGAGAATCGCAACGAAGCGCTGCACCGAATCCGTAAGCGCGCCAAAAGACTTCGGTACATCGCCGCAGCTACCGGTGACACGCAGGTAAGCGAACGGACTAAAACCGTCCAGACGCTGCTCGGGGATCACCAAGACAGCGTCGTCAGCCAGACGCATCTTCTCCAGCAGGCCGACGCTGCCTACGCAGCCGGTGAGGACACCTTCACCTACGGTGTGCTCTACCAGCACGAAGCCGACCTGGCCGCTCGCTGCCGTCAGCAGCTGGACGCTGCTCTGCGCAAACTCGACAAAGCGGTGCGCAAGCAGCAGCGGGGCCTGCCCGCCCACTGA
- a CDS encoding 2OG-Fe(II) oxygenase, with protein sequence MPPTRWDTRVDSADWEAITAEVNTVGGALLPRLLTPREAVRLRALYREDTLFRKTVDMERHRYGMGEYRYFRAPYPQPIEHLKQALYPRLLPIARNWWAALRRNPPWPDSLDDWLRMCHAAGQTQPTALMLRYGAGDWNALHRDLYGELVFPLQVVINLSDPVTEYTGGEFLLVEQRPRAQSRGTAMQLPQGYGYLFTTRDRPVRSARGWSAAPVRHGLSVVRSGERYALGLIFHDAA encoded by the coding sequence ATGCCGCCCACCCGCTGGGACACGCGTGTCGACTCCGCTGACTGGGAGGCCATCACCGCAGAGGTCAACACCGTGGGCGGCGCACTGTTGCCCCGCCTGCTGACACCGCGCGAGGCGGTGCGGCTCCGCGCGCTCTACCGCGAGGACACCCTGTTCCGCAAAACCGTCGACATGGAGCGTCACCGATACGGCATGGGCGAGTATCGGTATTTTCGCGCTCCCTACCCGCAGCCGATCGAGCATCTCAAACAGGCTCTGTATCCGCGGTTGCTGCCGATCGCGCGGAACTGGTGGGCCGCGTTGCGCCGTAACCCGCCGTGGCCAGACAGTCTCGACGACTGGCTGCGCATGTGCCACGCCGCCGGCCAGACTCAACCCACCGCCCTGATGCTGCGATACGGCGCTGGCGACTGGAACGCCTTACATCGAGACCTGTATGGGGAGTTGGTGTTTCCACTTCAGGTGGTGATCAACTTAAGTGATCCCGTCACCGAGTACACCGGTGGGGAGTTCCTACTGGTCGAGCAGCGGCCACGAGCCCAGTCCCGCGGCACTGCAATGCAATTGCCCCAAGGTTACGGCTACCTGTTCACCACCCGCGACCGCCCGGTGCGCTCGGCGCGGGGCTGGTCCGCGGCGCCGGTGCGCCACGGTCTGTCCGTTGTCCGCTCCGGGGAGCGTTATGCGTTGGGGCTGATCTTTCACGACGCCGCCTGA